From a single Marinobacter sp. THAF197a genomic region:
- a CDS encoding c-type cytochrome: MIQHPLHPIHTRLLVITSLALIIAGCSPSGPSEQAIRDYAETARPQDPELSGIYQRSCMACHSRGTSDAPLTGDGEAWNSRLEKGMHRLVDNVVAGMGGMPPYGLCMDCDTAEFQALIEFMARPAET, translated from the coding sequence ATGATTCAACACCCTCTTCACCCTATTCACACCAGGCTGCTGGTCATTACCAGCCTTGCCTTGATCATTGCCGGTTGTTCACCCTCCGGCCCCTCTGAACAGGCCATCCGGGACTATGCCGAAACGGCCCGTCCTCAAGACCCTGAACTTTCCGGTATCTATCAGCGCTCCTGCATGGCCTGTCACAGCCGGGGCACTTCGGATGCCCCCCTGACCGGTGACGGCGAAGCCTGGAACAGCCGCCTGGAGAAAGGCATGCACCGGCTGGTGGACAACGTGGTGGCGGGCATGGGTGGTATGCCGCCCTACGGCTTGTGCATGGACTGCGACACCGCAGAATTTCAGGCGCTCATCGAATTCATGGCGCGGCCGGCAGAAACCTGA
- a CDS encoding D-arabinono-1,4-lactone oxidase: protein MERRHFLQLLVSTAIAGHSLSLEATQQAPAQAQSNAGGNKSPLPWRNWSGSQQSVPAMRVAPRSVAELQELLAAPGHRHLPVRPVGSGHSFSALIPTDGILVSMARLSGVLEHDDSRCQAKVAAGTLLGQLGQPLDAIDQALFNMPDIDQQSLAGLLATATHGTGSKLMCLSGYVTALTLVTANGEMIECSQDRHPDLFQAARVGLGCLGIVTDVTLQNTRPYRLRKTTEWLALEDILATADTLADRHRNHEFYYIPFSGMGFTSTHDLTDEPLSATPALDQNDGARDLQKARDYLAWSPRLRRLILGGYMRTLAREQKVAPSWQNYTSDRNVRFNEMEYHLPRENWQKAFREVVDLVENRFPEVFFPFEVRFVQADDAWLSPFYRRDSVSIAVHRFFEDDYQPLFAAVEPIFRRYGGRPHWGKLNTLSAAEFRTLYPKWQAFCDVRESLDPNGRFLNPYLAGLFNDNISHG from the coding sequence ATGGAACGACGGCATTTTCTGCAATTGCTGGTCAGTACCGCCATCGCCGGGCATTCCCTGTCGCTGGAGGCAACACAGCAGGCGCCGGCACAGGCACAAAGCAACGCCGGGGGCAACAAGTCCCCTTTGCCCTGGCGCAACTGGTCTGGCTCCCAGCAGTCGGTTCCTGCCATGCGTGTTGCCCCCCGGAGCGTCGCCGAGCTGCAGGAACTCCTTGCCGCTCCAGGCCATCGACACCTGCCCGTTCGCCCGGTTGGGTCTGGCCATTCGTTCTCCGCCCTGATACCCACCGACGGCATTCTGGTGTCCATGGCTCGCCTGAGCGGCGTTCTGGAGCATGATGACAGCCGGTGCCAGGCCAAGGTGGCCGCCGGCACCCTGCTCGGGCAACTGGGCCAACCTCTGGATGCGATTGACCAGGCCCTGTTCAACATGCCCGATATAGACCAGCAATCCCTGGCGGGGCTTCTGGCCACTGCAACCCATGGCACTGGTAGCAAGCTGATGTGCTTGTCTGGCTACGTGACGGCGCTGACACTGGTCACCGCCAATGGCGAGATGATCGAGTGCAGCCAGGACCGGCATCCGGACCTGTTCCAGGCGGCGCGGGTGGGGCTGGGCTGCCTGGGCATTGTGACTGACGTTACCCTGCAGAATACCCGCCCGTACCGGCTCCGGAAAACCACCGAATGGCTGGCCCTGGAAGACATTCTGGCAACGGCGGATACCCTCGCGGACCGGCATCGCAACCATGAGTTTTATTACATCCCGTTCTCCGGTATGGGGTTCACCAGCACCCACGACCTTACGGACGAACCCCTCTCGGCAACCCCGGCACTGGACCAGAACGACGGCGCGCGGGATTTGCAGAAAGCCCGCGACTACCTGGCCTGGTCCCCCAGGCTGCGGCGATTGATTCTCGGGGGTTACATGCGCACCCTGGCCCGGGAGCAGAAGGTGGCGCCGTCCTGGCAGAACTACACCAGTGACCGCAATGTGCGCTTCAATGAGATGGAGTACCACCTGCCCAGAGAAAACTGGCAAAAGGCCTTCCGGGAGGTGGTGGATCTGGTTGAAAACCGTTTTCCGGAGGTGTTCTTTCCCTTCGAGGTACGCTTTGTGCAAGCCGATGATGCCTGGCTCAGCCCATTCTATCGGCGGGATTCGGTATCCATCGCCGTCCACCGGTTTTTCGAGGACGACTACCAGCCGCTCTTTGCCGCAGTGGAGCCGATATTCCGCCGGTATGGTGGCAGGCCTCACTGGGGCAAGCTGAACACGCTTAGCGCCGCTGAATTCCGGACGCTGTACCCGAAATGGCAGGCGTTCTGTGACGTAAGGGAAAGTCTCGACCCGAACGGCCGTTTCCTGAACCCTTACCTGGCCGGCCTTTTTAACGACAACATCTCCCACGGATAA
- a CDS encoding GGDEF domain-containing protein: MQPEQPERGKETGWSSSQSPLRRALSATLVYLVAGIIWITFSDRMVEIWFADPRSLSAMQTWKGFLFVVVTALVLFTVMLRLLSKDRLLLSLQLDQRRALRQREQQLRVLMDNLPGMAYRCRNDDSWTMLFVSGGCEPLTGYLPDDLINNKLVSYASLMDPDAIEQVSEEVAIAVRKGRSFSLEYAITRKDGRKVWVWERGCGVEHDDGSVFLEGIVLDISDRKQLETELEEMATRDPLTGLLNRREFSRVLEEELERARRYERPMALLWIDFDHFKDINDSWGHAAGDTVLCAVSEILTDRVRSVDSVGRFGGEEFVIVLPEMDVEGARDTAERLRQRVGNAPIPLESGHSVPLTISVGVAVYPVHGHTVDTLCSAADKAMYQAKMQGRNCVAMAQPIEPVHNET; this comes from the coding sequence ATGCAGCCTGAACAACCAGAGCGAGGGAAAGAAACCGGCTGGAGTAGCAGTCAAAGCCCTTTGCGCCGAGCCCTGTCGGCCACCCTTGTGTACCTGGTGGCAGGTATCATCTGGATTACGTTTTCCGACCGGATGGTGGAGATCTGGTTTGCGGATCCCCGGTCCCTGTCAGCCATGCAAACCTGGAAAGGGTTTCTGTTTGTCGTGGTCACCGCGCTGGTGTTATTCACGGTTATGCTGCGCTTGCTCAGCAAGGATCGTTTGTTGCTGTCGCTCCAGCTGGACCAGCGGCGGGCGCTGCGCCAGAGGGAGCAGCAACTGCGGGTATTGATGGATAACCTCCCGGGCATGGCCTATCGTTGCCGGAACGACGACAGCTGGACCATGCTGTTCGTGTCTGGCGGGTGTGAGCCGCTGACCGGTTATCTGCCCGACGACCTGATCAACAACAAGCTCGTCAGCTATGCCAGCCTGATGGACCCGGATGCAATCGAACAGGTGTCTGAAGAGGTCGCCATTGCGGTGCGCAAAGGCCGGTCTTTTTCCCTGGAGTACGCCATTACCCGCAAAGACGGCCGTAAGGTGTGGGTCTGGGAGCGTGGCTGCGGTGTCGAGCACGACGACGGCAGTGTTTTCCTGGAGGGGATAGTGCTGGATATCTCCGACCGCAAACAGCTGGAAACCGAACTGGAGGAGATGGCCACCCGGGATCCTCTGACCGGCCTGCTCAATCGGCGGGAGTTCTCCAGGGTGCTGGAGGAGGAGTTGGAGCGCGCCCGCCGCTATGAACGCCCGATGGCGCTGTTGTGGATTGATTTTGATCACTTCAAGGACATCAATGACAGCTGGGGCCACGCCGCCGGTGATACCGTGCTCTGTGCGGTGAGTGAGATCCTCACCGACCGGGTAAGAAGTGTCGATTCGGTCGGCCGGTTTGGTGGCGAGGAATTTGTGATTGTGCTGCCCGAAATGGATGTGGAGGGTGCCCGGGATACCGCCGAGCGTTTGCGCCAGCGGGTCGGTAACGCGCCTATACCGCTGGAGTCTGGCCACTCGGTGCCATTAACCATCAGCGTGGGTGTTGCGGTTTATCCCGTTCATGGTCACACAGTGGACACACTTTGCAGTGCAGCGGACAAGGCGATGTATCAGGCCAAAATGCAGGGTCGCAACTGTGTGGCCATGGCGCAGCCGATCGAGCCGGTTCATAATGAAACCTGA
- a CDS encoding serine hydrolase domain-containing protein, producing MHSLARRALHTCEIPEDLTSVTFRNRDTEHPDRVGLPQDAVESVWRSVEGLYRTGVHPGIQLSLRYRGEQVLHGAMGHTQGNGPHDPAALPRLPMTTETPICYFSASKAVTALLMHMLAEQGLVNLMDPVSYYCPEFAKNGKRTITVHQILSHRGGIPAIPRETPIDVLWERDEIWRLLCAAKPVEVDGAKVAYHAITGGFVLQRVLEKVTGDTIENYLDRYLRKPMGMKWFTYGIAPEKLHELATNYATGPTPMFPLSWIVSRALGGDIRTVEKVTNDPRFQEAVIPAGNLCGTAEEMGRFFQMMLNGGVWNGQRICSELTVRRAIHQFGSLQIDRTMMIPMRFSAGMMLGGNPVGLWGQQSRYAFGHVGLINKLCWADPARDISVSLLNTGFPIVGHHLPALARFVYTVCRQFPVLPENKRRLVAA from the coding sequence ATGCATTCACTCGCCCGCCGTGCCCTGCACACCTGCGAAATTCCGGAAGACCTGACCTCGGTCACTTTCCGCAATCGTGACACCGAACACCCGGATCGGGTTGGTTTACCGCAGGACGCAGTGGAATCAGTATGGCGCAGTGTGGAGGGCTTGTACCGGACCGGTGTGCACCCGGGAATCCAGCTGTCGCTTCGTTACCGGGGCGAGCAGGTGCTGCATGGCGCCATGGGCCATACCCAGGGTAACGGCCCCCATGATCCCGCCGCTCTGCCCAGGCTGCCGATGACTACGGAAACTCCGATCTGCTATTTCTCCGCCTCCAAGGCGGTGACGGCGCTGTTGATGCACATGCTCGCAGAGCAGGGCCTGGTTAACCTGATGGACCCGGTTTCCTACTATTGCCCAGAGTTTGCCAAGAACGGAAAGCGCACCATCACCGTGCACCAGATCCTCTCGCACCGGGGCGGTATTCCGGCGATTCCCCGTGAGACCCCCATAGACGTGCTCTGGGAGCGTGACGAAATCTGGCGCCTGCTGTGCGCTGCCAAACCGGTCGAGGTGGACGGCGCGAAGGTGGCTTACCATGCCATTACCGGTGGTTTTGTGTTGCAGCGGGTGTTGGAGAAGGTTACTGGCGATACCATCGAAAATTACCTGGACCGGTATCTGCGCAAACCCATGGGTATGAAGTGGTTCACTTACGGAATCGCTCCGGAGAAGCTGCACGAACTGGCTACCAATTATGCAACCGGCCCGACCCCGATGTTTCCGCTGTCGTGGATCGTCAGCCGGGCCCTGGGCGGCGACATTCGCACGGTGGAGAAAGTCACCAACGACCCGCGCTTTCAGGAGGCAGTTATACCCGCCGGTAATCTCTGTGGCACCGCGGAGGAAATGGGCCGGTTCTTCCAGATGATGCTCAATGGCGGGGTCTGGAATGGTCAGCGAATTTGCAGTGAATTAACCGTCCGCCGTGCCATCCATCAGTTCGGTTCATTGCAGATAGACCGCACCATGATGATCCCCATGCGCTTCAGCGCTGGCATGATGCTGGGCGGTAACCCGGTAGGACTCTGGGGGCAGCAGAGCCGTTATGCCTTTGGCCATGTAGGTCTGATCAACAAGTTGTGTTGGGCGGACCCGGCCCGGGATATTTCCGTGAGCCTGCTCAACACCGGGTTTCCGATAGTGGGTCATCACTTACCGGCCCTGGCCAGATTTGTCTATACTGTGTGCAGGCAGTTCCCGGTGTTGCCGGAAAACAAGCGAAGGCTGGTGGCTGCCTGA